Part of the Gammaproteobacteria bacterium genome, CTCGCCACCTCCCTCTCACTCCCGTCCGGCACCAGCTCCCAGAAGGGACGGTCGCACACATCTTCAATGGTATAGCCGGTCGTCTTCTCGCAGGCCTTGTTGATACGCTCGACGCGCCCTGACCGGTCGAGCACGACGATCAGCGCGCCAGAGGTCCCCAGTACCGCATTGACAAAGTTGCGCTCCCCGCGCAGCGCGTCTTCCATGCCGCGGCGCTCGGTCACGTCTCGCAGGATCACGGCATACAGCCGTCGGTCATCCTGTTGAAACTCGCTGAAGGTGGCCTCCAGTGGAAATCGGGAACCATCCGCCCGCCGCCCGACCAGATCAATCGACGCACTCTCGGCGCTGATCGCCGGCAGCTCGAGGGGATCGGAGGAGTTCTCCCTGTCAAGCAGCTCGCGGAGGTTCTCTCCCGCCATCCCGTTCTCCGAATAACCGAAGATCGCCCCGGCGGCGCGGTTGAACGTGAGGACGATTCCGTCGCTGTCCAGGGTCACGATGCCTTCCGCCGCCGAATCCACCACCGCCCGGGTCAGATTGCGCGTCTCACGCAGCTGCCGCTCGGTTGTTACCTGTTCGGTGACATCGGTCTGTATCGCGAGGTAGCGGCCTCCCGCGCCGGTACCGTCACGAATCGGCGAGATGGACACCGAGTCCCAGTAGAGCTCGCCGCTTTTGCGACGGTTGCGCAACACACCACGCCAGACCTCGCCGGCACCGATCGTCATCCACATGTCCCGGTAGACGGATTCGGGCGTTTCACCCGACTTGAGGATTTCCGGCGTCCGCCCGATCGCCTCGTCCGCGCCGTATCCGGTGATCCTCGTGAAGCTTTCGTTAACATACTCGATGCGCCCGTTCAGGTCAGTGATAATAACGGCATTGGGACCCTGCTCGACCGCGACCGACAGCCGGGACAGCTGCCACTCGCTCTCGCGACGCCGATCCGCCGTCCGGGCCAACTCCTTCCGCAGTTCCGCGACCTCGTCCACCAGTGCGTTTCGCATCGGATCGCGGTGCGATATCACAATGGCGAGCAGCAGTGCGGCGACGGTTCCGGGAACGACCGTGGCTGCGACGACACCCGCGAGACCGGGCGCCGGCATCAAGCCGTGAATGACAATCGATGTAAGGGTCAATCCGAGCGCCACCAGGACAGCCGCTACGAACAGTCTGCCGTAACGGGCATCGTGACTCACGGCCTGCGCAACCACCGGGCCGTACCGGGTCTGCCCCCGACACGGGAGAATGAAGGATCGTTCCATAACATACGGGGCAAAGTATAAACTGGAATCTTGCGTGCCCGGCCCTCCCAGGACGCCGCAGCGATCGTCACACACGAGGACTTTCGATCCATGGA contains:
- a CDS encoding PAS domain S-box protein — protein: MERSFILPCRGQTRYGPVVAQAVSHDARYGRLFVAAVLVALGLTLTSIVIHGLMPAPGLAGVVAATVVPGTVAALLLAIVISHRDPMRNALVDEVAELRKELARTADRRRESEWQLSRLSVAVEQGPNAVIITDLNGRIEYVNESFTRITGYGADEAIGRTPEILKSGETPESVYRDMWMTIGAGEVWRGVLRNRRKSGELYWDSVSISPIRDGTGAGGRYLAIQTDVTEQVTTERQLRETRNLTRAVVDSAAEGIVTLDSDGIVLTFNRAAGAIFGYSENGMAGENLRELLDRENSSDPLELPAISAESASIDLVGRRADGSRFPLEATFSEFQQDDRRLYAVILRDVTERRGMEDALRGERNFVNAVLGTSGALIVVLDRSGRVERINKACEKTTGYTIEDVCDRPFWELVPDGSEREVARQLLLGSETESFPCHFDARCGKGEAPYRMIAWHGTVIEDIEGAVAHVVLTGIDDTDRRAAEARAREREAELAHMDRLSLTGEMAAGLAHELNQPLTSIYTYAKACQRMLRDEHVSRETLGEVLAQTARRAEYTGEVIRHFRGFVRKRPPARRPVDLDRVIEEALEFVSPLICSTGITVVLELSTPHSEVWADPVQIEQVLLNLVRNAVDAMSEREATRRLTISSVGTDAGLVEVSVIDTGPGVSAERRTTLFEPFVTSKKDGLGMGLVISRGIVESHGGRLWLDEGCETGAAFRFTLPERE